One part of the Polycyclovorans algicola TG408 genome encodes these proteins:
- a CDS encoding SAM-dependent methyltransferase codes for MSAPDSAAPQGVDAAVDVARDYYNSSDADHFYFHVWGGEDIHVGLYRDDHEAIAPASRRTVERMVERLTRLNANARVLDIGAGYGGSMRYLAKTVGCHCVALNLSEVENQRDRAMNAEQGLDHLIDVVDASFETLDYPDNHFDVVWSQDAILHSGRRAQVLAEVHRVLKPGGEFVMTDPMAADDCPEGVLDPILARIHLQSLGTPGFYIRTATELGMEDVGFEDHSHQLTRHYGRVREELTRLAPQLKGKVSDDYVTRMKTGLGHWVTGGENGHLAWGIFLFRKR; via the coding sequence ATGAGCGCGCCCGATTCCGCAGCCCCCCAGGGCGTCGATGCCGCCGTTGACGTGGCGCGTGACTACTACAACAGCAGTGACGCCGATCATTTTTACTTCCACGTCTGGGGCGGCGAAGACATCCACGTCGGGCTTTACCGCGATGACCACGAAGCCATCGCCCCGGCCAGTCGCCGCACCGTGGAGCGCATGGTTGAGCGTCTGACCCGGCTTAACGCAAACGCGCGGGTGCTCGACATCGGCGCCGGTTACGGCGGTTCGATGCGCTACCTCGCCAAGACAGTCGGCTGCCATTGCGTGGCGCTCAACCTCAGCGAAGTCGAGAACCAGCGCGACCGCGCGATGAACGCCGAGCAGGGGCTCGACCACCTGATCGACGTGGTCGATGCCAGCTTCGAGACGCTTGACTACCCCGACAACCACTTCGACGTGGTGTGGTCGCAGGACGCCATCCTGCACAGCGGTCGCCGCGCGCAAGTGCTGGCCGAGGTGCACCGCGTGCTCAAGCCCGGCGGCGAATTCGTGATGACCGATCCCATGGCGGCCGATGACTGCCCCGAGGGCGTGCTTGATCCCATCCTGGCGCGCATCCACCTTCAAAGTCTGGGCACGCCCGGTTTTTACATCCGCACCGCCACCGAGCTGGGCATGGAAGACGTCGGTTTCGAAGACCACAGCCACCAACTCACCCGCCACTACGGCCGGGTGCGTGAAGAGCTGACCCGGCTTGCGCCGCAACTCAAAGGCAAAGTCAGCGACGACTACGTGACGCGCATGAAGACCGGCCTCGGCCACTGGGTCACCGGCGGCGAGAACGGGCATCTGGCATGGGGCATTTTCCTGTTCCGCAAGCGTTGA
- a CDS encoding glycine/sarcosine N-methyltransferase: MKAEHQQSFGKDPIAVRDSEHYQDEYVQSFVEKWDELIDWESRAESEGRFFIDLLKQYGKSEVLDVATGTGFHSVRLAQEGFQVISADGSPEMLSMAFTNGRRYGLILRTAQADWRWLNRDINGKYDAVICLGNSFTHLFSERDRRKALAEFYAALRHDGILILDQRNYDSILDDGFSSKHKYYYCGDRVSAEPEHMDEGLARFRYSFPDGSKYHLNMFPLRKDYTRKLMREVGFQKIETYGDFQETHPESQPDFYIHVAHKHYETDEEGETVEDHA; this comes from the coding sequence ATGAAAGCTGAACATCAACAAAGTTTCGGAAAGGACCCGATCGCGGTCCGCGATTCGGAGCACTACCAGGACGAGTACGTCCAGTCGTTCGTCGAGAAATGGGACGAGCTGATTGACTGGGAGAGCCGTGCAGAATCCGAGGGCCGTTTTTTCATCGACCTGCTCAAGCAGTACGGCAAGAGTGAAGTGCTCGACGTCGCCACCGGCACCGGTTTTCACTCGGTTCGCCTGGCCCAGGAGGGGTTCCAGGTCATCAGTGCCGATGGCAGCCCCGAGATGCTGTCGATGGCCTTCACCAACGGTCGTCGCTACGGCCTGATTCTGCGCACCGCACAAGCCGACTGGCGCTGGCTCAACCGCGACATCAACGGCAAATACGACGCCGTCATCTGCCTCGGCAATTCGTTCACCCACCTGTTTTCCGAGCGCGACCGGCGCAAGGCGCTGGCCGAGTTCTATGCCGCGCTGCGCCATGACGGCATCCTGATCCTGGACCAGCGCAATTACGACAGCATTCTGGACGACGGTTTTTCATCCAAGCACAAGTATTACTACTGCGGCGACCGGGTCAGCGCCGAGCCCGAGCACATGGACGAAGGGCTGGCGCGTTTCCGTTACAGCTTTCCCGACGGCTCGAAATACCACCTCAACATGTTTCCGCTGCGCAAGGACTACACCCGCAAGCTGATGCGTGAGGTCGGCTTCCAGAAAATCGAAACCTACGGCGACTTTCAGGAAACCCATCCTGAGTCACAGCCCGACTTCTATATTCACGTTGCGCACAAGCACTACGAGACCGACGAAGAAGGCGAGACCGTCGAGGACCACGCATGA